A region from the Tsuneonella mangrovi genome encodes:
- a CDS encoding DUF3576 domain-containing protein encodes MTVTSNRLRIARATLAVAAIATLAACGGHSRPKADLAAANVTTIGVNSYLWRAALETVSFAPLLQADSSGGVIVTDWYSNPRDPNERVKVTVSILDQDLRADALRVAASREVKQNGTWVDAPVQAATVQRLEDIILTKARDLRRQAIAG; translated from the coding sequence CGTTGGCTGTCGCCGCGATCGCTACGCTTGCCGCTTGCGGCGGCCATTCGCGGCCCAAGGCCGATCTCGCGGCCGCCAACGTTACGACCATCGGGGTCAATTCGTACCTCTGGCGCGCGGCGCTCGAAACGGTCAGCTTTGCGCCATTGCTTCAGGCCGACAGTTCGGGCGGCGTGATCGTTACCGACTGGTATTCGAACCCGCGCGACCCCAACGAGCGCGTGAAGGTCACTGTATCGATCCTCGACCAGGACCTGCGCGCCGATGCGCTGCGGGTCGCCGCCAGCCGCGAAGTGAAGCAGAACGGCACCTGGGTCGACGCCCCGGTGCAGGCCGCGACGGTGCAGCGCCTCGAGGATATAATCCTCACCAAGGCGCGCGACCTGCGCCGCCAGGCGATCGCGGGCTGA